Proteins encoded by one window of Opitutales bacterium:
- the motA gene encoding flagellar motor stator protein MotA, with protein MTVIIGGIVIIASTLGGFAMAGGYIPSLFHVSEIVIIGGITLGLCLIAAPPSVLKATLAASIGLLKGGGAGEKDFHELLQLLFELFTIGRKNGLIALDEHMEDPSASSILSKYSTFVSDEERTAFLVSNLRPIIDAKIKPEQLPGLMKTDIHSMEEEMEGPVHILHLAADSLPGVGICAAVLGIIVTMSVIDQGAAKIGYKVSAALTGTFMGIYFAYGFLTPMSQRLHIGNELQIQYYKVLAACLEAFAKGMAPIMAVEMGRRMIDAEFRPSAAELEELVKGAK; from the coding sequence ATGACGGTAATAATCGGCGGCATAGTTATCATTGCCAGCACGCTCGGCGGATTCGCCATGGCGGGCGGCTACATACCCAGTCTTTTTCACGTATCCGAGATTGTGATCATCGGCGGAATCACGCTGGGTCTCTGTTTGATTGCAGCCCCACCGTCAGTTCTCAAAGCGACGTTGGCTGCTAGTATTGGGCTGTTAAAAGGTGGCGGTGCTGGAGAGAAAGACTTTCACGAGTTGTTACAGCTTTTATTTGAGCTCTTTACGATAGGTCGAAAAAACGGACTTATTGCGCTGGATGAGCACATGGAAGATCCATCAGCGAGTAGTATTCTGAGCAAATATTCTACGTTTGTCTCCGATGAGGAACGCACTGCTTTTCTTGTCTCAAATTTGCGCCCCATCATTGATGCAAAGATTAAGCCTGAGCAGCTCCCAGGTCTGATGAAAACAGATATCCATAGTATGGAAGAGGAAATGGAAGGGCCGGTGCATATTCTTCATCTGGCGGCTGATTCCCTTCCGGGCGTGGGTATTTGCGCAGCGGTATTAGGTATCATCGTTACGATGAGCGTGATTGATCAGGGAGCGGCAAAGATCGGTTATAAGGTATCCGCTGCCCTCACTGGAACGTTCATGGGGATTTATTTTGCCTACGGATTTCTAACCCCAATGAGCCAACGTTTGCACATCGGTAATGAATTGCAGATTCAGTATTACAAAGTTTTGGCTGCCTGCTTAGAAGCTTTTGCTAAAGGGATGGCTCCGATTATGGCCGTAGAGATGGGGCGTCGGATGATTGATGCTGAGTTTCGACCGTCTGCGGCGGAGCTAGAGGAGCTGGTAAAGGGGGCTAAATAA
- a CDS encoding HD domain-containing protein: MHGRGGQAFLVGGSVRDRLFGQSVKDFDFEVFGLDPPALEAALASVGKIDYVGKQFGVYKLKGTEIDVALPRREQKSGPGHRGFAIEADPFLSIEAAAERRDFTMNALYLDPLTDKILDPVGGQVDIEKRVLRHVSSAFSEDPLRVLRGMQMVARFGLSPHPDTVALCRTVLFEHLPFERVGEEFYKLLTKGECIGDGLRFLEACGWLQYFPELEALVDCPQDPHWHPEGSVWVHTCHCLDVFASERTGDPLEDWVVGLGVLCHDLGKPVTTFYQGGRWRSPQHEDVGVPIAKKFLSRLTGEKRLIEDVLPMVSQHMRPYQFFSSHAGDTAVRRLASKVKRIDRLVRVCRADKQGRPPLKGENFKELDWLESRAEVLRIKDAAPKPWVQGRDLIALGVEAGPHMGAMLKRVFEAQLDGDFDDLEQGIQWACAYYNL; the protein is encoded by the coding sequence ATCCATGGACGCGGTGGACAGGCATTTCTCGTAGGCGGCTCTGTGCGGGATCGTCTGTTTGGGCAAAGTGTGAAAGATTTCGATTTTGAGGTGTTCGGACTCGACCCGCCCGCTCTGGAAGCTGCCTTAGCAAGCGTTGGTAAGATTGACTACGTCGGGAAGCAGTTTGGAGTCTATAAACTTAAGGGAACTGAGATCGATGTGGCGCTTCCTAGGAGAGAGCAAAAGAGCGGTCCGGGGCACAGGGGTTTCGCTATTGAAGCCGATCCTTTCTTGTCGATTGAGGCTGCGGCAGAGCGTCGAGATTTTACAATGAACGCCCTTTACCTGGATCCGCTTACAGACAAAATCCTAGACCCTGTAGGCGGTCAGGTTGATATCGAAAAACGTGTCCTGCGCCATGTCTCGTCTGCATTTTCGGAAGACCCTTTGAGGGTGCTGCGTGGGATGCAAATGGTTGCGCGCTTTGGATTGTCTCCTCATCCAGATACGGTGGCGTTGTGCCGTACGGTCCTATTTGAGCACCTTCCGTTTGAGCGCGTTGGCGAAGAATTCTACAAATTGCTTACCAAGGGAGAGTGTATTGGAGATGGACTGCGCTTTCTTGAGGCCTGTGGCTGGCTGCAATATTTTCCTGAGTTGGAGGCCTTAGTCGATTGCCCGCAAGACCCCCATTGGCATCCCGAAGGTAGTGTATGGGTGCACACCTGTCATTGTTTGGATGTTTTCGCTAGCGAGCGCACGGGTGACCCGCTTGAGGACTGGGTCGTCGGGCTGGGTGTGCTCTGCCATGACCTGGGTAAACCTGTTACCACCTTTTACCAGGGTGGACGCTGGCGCTCTCCGCAACATGAAGATGTCGGAGTGCCCATCGCGAAGAAATTTCTATCCCGACTTACTGGAGAGAAGCGACTGATTGAGGATGTCCTGCCGATGGTGTCACAGCACATGCGCCCCTATCAGTTTTTTAGTTCTCACGCAGGCGATACTGCAGTCCGGCGTTTGGCTAGTAAGGTGAAACGTATCGATCGGTTAGTGCGTGTGTGCCGCGCCGACAAGCAGGGAAGGCCACCCCTCAAAGGGGAGAATTTCAAGGAGCTCGATTGGCTCGAAAGCCGTGCGGAAGTTTTGCGCATCAAGGATGCCGCTCCGAAACCGTGGGTGCAAGGTCGCGATCTTATCGCCCTCGGGGTTGAGGCGGGTCCGCATATGGGGGCGATGCTCAAGCGGGTATTCGAAGCTCAACTTGACGGTGATTTCGACGATCTTGAGCAGGGTATCCAATGGGCCTGTGCTTATTATAACTTGTAA
- a CDS encoding glucosyl-3-phosphoglycerate synthase, producing the protein MSSKIDKWLKKNTFHHGEFWDLLELIRVKEKKGLKISLCIPTLNEEKAIGKEIVIFRSELMERYPLVDELAVIDSGSTDRTLEVAKSFGADTYLASDILPEVGNKPGKGENLWKAIHQLEGDIICYVDADIKNIHPRFCTGLVAPLIYRDEVQYVKAFYDRPISLSPGVRTSGGGRVTEILVRPLFSLFFPELTALIQPLSGEYAVRREVLDKIAFPIGYGVETSHILDVYRERGIEAFAQTDLDQRVHRNQTTQALGKMSFGILQSFLNRLESFGMADKLPDLSTIYRSFVADGNDYTLTTREIIEIERQPMIEVPAYREKFGL; encoded by the coding sequence ATGAGCAGTAAAATCGATAAGTGGCTGAAGAAGAACACATTTCATCATGGCGAGTTCTGGGATCTGCTTGAGCTCATCCGCGTAAAGGAGAAGAAGGGATTAAAAATTTCTCTCTGCATCCCAACACTCAACGAGGAGAAAGCCATTGGCAAAGAGATCGTCATCTTTCGATCCGAGCTGATGGAACGCTATCCATTGGTCGATGAGTTAGCTGTTATCGATTCTGGGTCGACGGATCGCACCCTGGAAGTGGCAAAATCCTTTGGAGCCGATACCTACCTTGCCTCCGACATCCTTCCTGAAGTTGGTAACAAGCCAGGGAAAGGAGAAAACCTTTGGAAGGCAATTCACCAGCTCGAGGGAGATATCATCTGCTACGTCGATGCGGATATTAAAAACATCCACCCGCGCTTTTGCACCGGTCTCGTAGCTCCGCTGATCTATCGCGACGAAGTTCAATATGTAAAAGCGTTCTACGATCGCCCGATTAGCCTCTCCCCAGGCGTACGCACCTCGGGTGGTGGACGCGTGACTGAGATCCTTGTCCGCCCCTTATTTTCACTCTTTTTCCCTGAGCTCACGGCTTTGATACAACCCCTTTCTGGTGAGTATGCAGTGCGCCGTGAAGTGCTTGATAAGATCGCCTTCCCCATCGGTTACGGTGTCGAGACTTCGCACATCTTGGATGTTTATCGCGAGCGCGGCATCGAAGCCTTCGCTCAAACAGACTTGGATCAGCGAGTGCATCGGAATCAAACCACTCAGGCGCTCGGCAAGATGTCATTCGGTATCCTCCAAAGCTTTCTCAATCGACTAGAGAGCTTTGGGATGGCCGATAAACTGCCGGACCTGAGCACCATTTACCGATCTTTCGTTGCCGACGGTAACGACTACACGCTGACAACACGTGAGATTATTGAGATCGAACGACAGCCCATGATTGAAGTCCCCGCTTATCGGGAGAAATTCGGCCTTTAA
- the lgt gene encoding prolipoprotein diacylglyceryl transferase, with translation MHPIAPGAEEYVYLEPHPFLFQFPEGTPLIDGIRFYGLAYLIGFVIAWFLLRYLYRAGVSPLDDNKRSDFLLYLIVGVMAGGRLGYMLLYNFGDLMSDPLSVFRVWEGGMASHGGFVGVMLGALIFAKQQRVSFLRLTDLCVLVATPGIFLGRIANFLNGELWGDPSWVPWAIVFSESTPSYLNNLGGYFLVPRHPSQLYAAGLEGCVVGVWLWWRFFSRLKLLRAGELKGLLASEFLIVYGLCRILGEQFRAPDASLIELMSVELSRGTFYSLLMLGLGIALRISVKRQKAT, from the coding sequence ATGCACCCGATCGCGCCTGGAGCTGAAGAATATGTCTACCTGGAGCCACATCCCTTTCTATTTCAATTTCCGGAGGGGACGCCACTTATCGATGGAATTCGATTCTATGGATTAGCCTACCTCATTGGTTTTGTTATTGCTTGGTTTCTACTTAGATATCTCTACCGAGCTGGCGTATCGCCACTTGATGACAACAAACGGTCAGACTTTCTGCTATATCTCATTGTCGGGGTGATGGCCGGAGGGCGCTTGGGCTACATGTTGCTCTATAATTTCGGAGATTTGATGTCCGATCCACTGAGCGTGTTTCGCGTCTGGGAGGGAGGCATGGCGAGTCATGGAGGTTTTGTTGGCGTGATGTTAGGCGCTTTGATCTTTGCCAAGCAGCAGCGTGTGTCATTTCTTCGACTTACAGATTTGTGTGTCTTGGTGGCGACTCCCGGGATTTTCCTCGGGCGCATTGCGAATTTTCTGAATGGAGAACTCTGGGGAGATCCCAGCTGGGTGCCTTGGGCCATTGTTTTCAGCGAAAGCACGCCGTCTTATTTAAACAATCTGGGTGGATACTTTTTGGTGCCGAGGCACCCCAGCCAGCTGTATGCAGCTGGATTAGAGGGTTGCGTCGTGGGTGTTTGGCTATGGTGGCGTTTCTTCAGTCGTCTGAAATTACTCAGAGCTGGAGAGCTAAAGGGTCTGCTCGCTTCAGAATTCCTCATAGTCTATGGCTTGTGCCGCATATTAGGAGAGCAATTTCGCGCACCTGACGCTTCGTTGATTGAGCTTATGAGTGTGGAGCTGAGTCGAGGAACGTTTTACTCATTGCTTATGTTAGGTTTAGGCATTGCGTTGAGGATATCGGTCAAAAGACAGAAGGCTACTTAG
- a CDS encoding M20/M25/M40 family metallo-hydrolase → MSKILDGVIKHLSSYEAQLREFREVILANAVLIGEIPSPTFGEKPRIDFLNNRFTECGLDNAVEDEAGNGLATINGTKGESNILILAHADTVFTSAVDHAMSVGPDFITGPGIADNSLGLAVIASLPTLFEKLGITFASNIILIGASRSLGHGDLGGLRTFLKNNEQPIDAAICVEGAQIGRLSYSSMGMLRGEIAVEIPEQTDYSKLKANGAISILNKVINRLLAIPLPTEPRTNIILGSVGAGTGFNILPRTGTLRFEVRSQEEGMAKKIGEQLSEYCAEISAEFSVKVKLREIARRKPGGIGYSHPLTRSIRKIMETQGVEPKVAPSTGELSALIAHEIPAITLGITTGENLHEFNEQIAIDPIFSGIAQLIAIIEAVDKGVLNEQ, encoded by the coding sequence ATGAGTAAGATATTAGATGGAGTCATTAAACACCTCTCGAGCTATGAAGCTCAGTTGCGTGAATTCCGGGAAGTCATACTCGCCAATGCCGTGCTGATTGGAGAAATCCCCAGCCCTACTTTTGGCGAAAAACCCCGGATAGATTTTCTCAATAACCGCTTCACTGAATGCGGTTTGGATAACGCAGTTGAGGATGAAGCCGGCAACGGATTAGCGACAATCAACGGAACGAAAGGGGAGTCCAATATCCTCATCTTGGCTCATGCAGATACGGTATTCACCTCTGCAGTGGACCACGCTATGTCTGTCGGCCCTGATTTCATTACCGGGCCAGGCATCGCCGACAACTCCTTGGGCCTAGCAGTAATCGCGAGCTTACCCACCCTCTTCGAAAAGCTCGGGATAACATTTGCATCCAATATCATTCTGATCGGCGCCTCACGCAGTTTAGGACATGGGGACCTGGGCGGACTCCGGACTTTCTTGAAAAATAATGAACAGCCTATCGATGCCGCCATTTGCGTCGAGGGCGCTCAAATAGGGCGCCTGTCTTACTCTTCGATGGGCATGCTGCGCGGTGAAATCGCCGTAGAGATCCCGGAGCAAACTGACTATTCCAAGCTAAAGGCCAATGGGGCGATTTCTATCCTCAACAAGGTAATCAATCGCCTGCTCGCCATCCCTCTTCCCACCGAACCACGCACCAATATCATTTTGGGGTCAGTCGGAGCTGGCACGGGCTTCAATATATTACCACGTACCGGGACACTTCGCTTCGAAGTGCGCAGCCAAGAGGAAGGTATGGCCAAGAAAATCGGCGAGCAACTCTCCGAGTATTGTGCTGAGATCTCGGCTGAATTTTCGGTAAAAGTGAAACTCCGTGAAATAGCACGACGCAAACCCGGTGGCATCGGCTACAGCCACCCACTCACGCGTTCGATTCGCAAGATTATGGAAACCCAAGGAGTCGAACCCAAAGTGGCCCCGAGCACGGGTGAACTGAGTGCGCTGATTGCCCATGAAATCCCAGCGATTACACTGGGGATCACCACAGGAGAAAATCTCCACGAATTTAACGAGCAGATTGCAATTGATCCGATTTTTTCCGGCATCGCACAGCTGATTGCTATCATCGAAGCGGTCGACAAAGGAGTTTTAAATGAGCAGTAA
- a CDS encoding prohibitin family protein, with protein sequence MNKQTVIIVAFAVALVTIAALATRLYISVPAGHVAVATLFGKVKADPYPEGLHLPVNPLYEFVLYDIREKEHKETAGVPSQDQLTTSVDVSIKYRINAEDAPRILQETGDFNAALQVQIIPKLRSVVREQGKSLARAEDFFLQETQEQLQSAIFNTMSDYLQPKGITCLDILIRDIKLPNFITRAIESKKEREQEVEKQKAELERFRTEQQQIIAEAQANREAAELEAEQRRVLADAQAYEIEKLNEAIAQNPAYIQLQALEALKAISADDSSKLYFINGDSPAPLPLMNMGEPLIGK encoded by the coding sequence GTGAATAAACAAACCGTTATCATCGTCGCCTTTGCTGTCGCCCTCGTCACCATCGCCGCCCTGGCGACCCGCCTCTATATTTCGGTACCTGCCGGCCATGTCGCCGTCGCTACCTTGTTTGGTAAGGTCAAAGCCGATCCTTACCCAGAAGGCCTCCATCTACCTGTTAATCCGCTCTACGAGTTTGTGCTCTACGATATCCGCGAAAAGGAACATAAAGAGACCGCAGGCGTGCCAAGCCAGGACCAGCTTACCACATCGGTAGACGTCAGCATAAAATACCGAATCAATGCTGAAGATGCACCTCGTATTCTCCAGGAAACCGGTGATTTCAATGCGGCTCTTCAAGTCCAGATTATACCCAAACTGCGTTCTGTAGTCCGCGAACAAGGTAAAAGCCTTGCTCGAGCCGAGGATTTCTTCCTCCAAGAAACCCAGGAACAGCTTCAGTCGGCTATATTCAACACCATGAGTGATTATTTACAGCCGAAGGGAATCACGTGTCTCGATATCCTCATCCGCGACATCAAACTACCGAATTTCATTACTCGGGCGATCGAGTCTAAAAAGGAGCGCGAACAAGAGGTCGAAAAACAAAAGGCTGAGCTGGAGCGTTTCCGTACCGAGCAACAGCAAATTATCGCCGAGGCTCAGGCCAACCGTGAGGCAGCTGAACTCGAAGCCGAGCAACGACGCGTTCTTGCCGATGCCCAGGCCTATGAAATCGAGAAGCTCAACGAAGCGATCGCACAAAACCCGGCCTACATCCAGCTTCAAGCTCTAGAAGCTCTCAAAGCAATTTCAGCCGACGACTCCAGCAAGCTCTACTTTATAAACGGCGATTCTCCTGCCCCGCTTCCACTCATGAATATGGGCGAGCCTTTAATCGGGAAATAG
- a CDS encoding OmpA family protein, giving the protein MAPPRPRMDDLEWVESEWVPPVVQEVEDEQICNGGSWKVAAADFFCAMMAFFLVLWIVGQDEQTLAGVVQILQNPFRYMESGQSSSSPIDMGGSSTDTRERQYGSDAESMGQESIEYIKNVVQDFLRYLNVETDVEDSPIKVQVTSDGLRISIFNRTDKSLFEGDGTQFTPWGNLVMQNISWVTEQHPMRVRIDAHTGPLDDTVSDDENYGPWELSSDRANAVRRALEYYALDPEKIERVTGYGNAHPLDGEEGEAPSADSARVEISLAP; this is encoded by the coding sequence ATGGCTCCTCCACGGCCACGCATGGACGACCTCGAATGGGTAGAATCTGAGTGGGTGCCTCCGGTAGTGCAGGAGGTTGAAGATGAGCAGATTTGTAACGGGGGCTCTTGGAAGGTAGCAGCGGCAGACTTTTTCTGTGCGATGATGGCTTTCTTCCTCGTATTGTGGATTGTGGGTCAGGATGAGCAAACTCTGGCCGGGGTCGTCCAGATCTTACAGAATCCATTCCGCTATATGGAAAGCGGACAGTCTAGTTCGTCGCCGATTGATATGGGGGGTTCGAGCACCGATACTCGGGAGCGGCAGTATGGTTCTGATGCCGAATCGATGGGGCAAGAATCGATCGAGTATATCAAAAATGTCGTACAAGACTTTCTGCGCTATCTGAATGTAGAGACCGATGTCGAAGACTCTCCCATCAAAGTGCAGGTGACTTCGGATGGTTTACGCATTTCGATTTTCAATCGAACCGATAAATCTCTGTTTGAAGGGGATGGCACCCAATTTACCCCCTGGGGGAATCTGGTTATGCAAAACATTTCATGGGTTACTGAGCAACATCCCATGCGGGTGCGGATCGATGCTCACACGGGCCCATTGGATGACACTGTCTCAGATGATGAAAACTATGGTCCTTGGGAACTGAGTTCAGATCGGGCAAATGCGGTGCGCCGCGCATTAGAATATTATGCGCTCGATCCAGAGAAGATCGAACGTGTGACTGGTTATGGTAATGCCCATCCTCTCGATGGAGAAGAGGGCGAAGCGCCGAGTGCTGACAGCGCTCGCGTCGAAATTAGCTTAGCACCTTAG
- a CDS encoding helix-turn-helix transcriptional regulator: MASSLPLLGFSFSFGHAAPPKQRVTMTRSPRIVTCLKGNFSMHISRGGHSEYIDLPPMHAVFVERTSWNAPSTRMISEFLTLDFDDRHTRYYWAICPDHTVHPETRARGDSMFIGAPRKQETQSLVDALEIQASNPLQANIQILEHLTNALIHQAWIDLNEPQIETHNISQQHWETIVQYIDEHLDESLDRRTLADVIEVHPNHVSRIVQKHCSVSLPAYLNHRRVERATILLEDYSLSIKEIAFSCGFEEPNYFSSVFRRIKKMSPLEWRKARALKAK; this comes from the coding sequence ATGGCCAGCTCTTTACCCCTCCTTGGATTCAGTTTTTCCTTTGGACATGCAGCCCCTCCTAAACAGCGCGTTACCATGACCCGGAGTCCACGCATTGTGACCTGCCTCAAGGGCAACTTCTCCATGCATATATCGCGCGGCGGACATTCCGAATACATAGATCTTCCGCCCATGCACGCCGTCTTTGTTGAGCGCACATCTTGGAATGCACCCTCAACGCGCATGATCTCTGAATTTTTGACCTTAGATTTCGATGACCGGCATACCCGTTATTATTGGGCAATTTGCCCAGATCATACTGTTCATCCCGAAACCAGAGCACGGGGAGACTCAATGTTTATAGGAGCCCCACGGAAGCAGGAGACACAATCGCTTGTGGACGCTTTGGAAATCCAAGCATCAAATCCTCTTCAGGCTAATATCCAGATCCTCGAACACCTCACAAATGCGTTAATTCACCAAGCGTGGATCGATCTGAATGAACCTCAAATCGAGACGCATAATATCTCTCAACAACATTGGGAAACTATCGTTCAATACATCGACGAACACCTAGACGAATCGCTCGATCGACGCACTTTGGCTGATGTCATTGAGGTACACCCCAATCATGTGTCTCGAATCGTCCAAAAGCACTGTTCAGTGTCCCTTCCTGCCTATCTCAATCATCGTCGAGTTGAGCGAGCTACCATTCTGCTCGAAGACTACTCTCTTTCGATCAAGGAAATCGCATTCAGCTGTGGCTTCGAAGAACCAAACTATTTCTCATCAGTTTTTCGACGAATAAAGAAAATGTCTCCGCTAGAGTGGCGAAAGGCGCGAGCTTTAAAGGCTAAGTAG